Proteins from a genomic interval of Chryseobacterium indologenes:
- a CDS encoding HAMP domain-containing histidine kinase: protein MQEKTNAVMRYLDYAVSRTLVKTEDLPKVLGNKIFEIADINQHDIVIYDLKGNYLLSNKDESLIDQKTIPLDIINRILATDARVDMTRYDARKDAKLTSSYLLLKNNELEPIGVVYIPLYHNESAYLEVLHQYVKYILLVDIFLILFSVWISWVTSNSLAKTITKFSDMITRITLFENEMRPIRYYKNDELNALARAYNRMILQIQDQKERLRFKASEEAWREMAKQVAHEVKNPLTPMKLTIQNFERKFDPEDPNIKERVKLMSKTMVDQIDLIATVASAFSEFAKLPEKNNEVINLNTEVEDILRVFNDDSIFMHANKSNIMINMDRIYLSRIITNLVTNAKQAESDERKLIINVDVEQHQRRVIISVQDNGIGIAENMYERIFEPNFTSKNSGMGLGLSMVRKMIEDYKGEISVKSELGKGSTFIITLPTNL, encoded by the coding sequence ATGCAGGAAAAAACCAATGCCGTTATGAGGTATCTGGATTATGCAGTCAGCCGTACATTGGTGAAAACAGAAGACCTGCCGAAAGTTTTGGGAAATAAAATTTTCGAAATAGCAGATATCAACCAGCATGATATTGTCATTTATGATTTAAAAGGGAATTACCTTCTTTCTAATAAAGATGAGAGCCTCATTGATCAGAAAACAATCCCTTTAGATATTATCAACAGGATTCTGGCTACCGATGCAAGGGTAGATATGACCCGGTATGATGCTCGTAAAGATGCCAAACTTACTTCCTCTTATCTGCTTTTGAAAAATAATGAGCTCGAGCCGATAGGAGTTGTTTATATTCCTTTATATCATAACGAATCTGCTTATTTGGAGGTTCTTCATCAGTATGTTAAATATATTCTGTTAGTTGATATATTCCTTATTCTATTCAGTGTCTGGATCAGTTGGGTAACCTCGAACAGCCTGGCAAAAACCATTACCAAATTTTCTGATATGATAACCCGTATTACATTATTTGAAAATGAAATGCGTCCGATCAGATATTATAAGAATGACGAGCTGAATGCCCTGGCAAGAGCTTACAACCGAATGATTCTTCAGATTCAGGATCAGAAAGAAAGACTTAGGTTTAAAGCGTCGGAAGAAGCCTGGAGAGAAATGGCCAAACAGGTTGCCCACGAGGTGAAAAATCCACTTACTCCTATGAAGCTGACGATTCAGAACTTTGAAAGGAAATTTGATCCCGAAGATCCTAATATCAAAGAAAGAGTTAAGCTGATGAGTAAAACAATGGTAGACCAGATTGATCTGATTGCCACCGTAGCCTCGGCGTTTTCAGAATTTGCAAAGCTTCCTGAAAAAAATAACGAAGTGATTAACCTGAATACAGAGGTTGAGGATATTCTGCGCGTTTTTAATGATGACAGTATTTTTATGCATGCTAACAAGAGCAATATTATGATTAATATGGATAGGATTTATCTCTCCAGAATCATTACTAATCTTGTGACCAATGCTAAGCAGGCAGAAAGCGATGAAAGAAAACTGATCATCAATGTAGATGTGGAACAACATCAGAGAAGGGTGATTATCTCTGTTCAGGACAACGGTATCGGTATTGCTGAAAATATGTACGAAAGAATCTTTGAACCCAATTTTACCTCCAAAAACAGTGGGATGGGCCTTGGATTATCCATGGTAAGAAAAATGATTGAAGATTATAAAGGGGAAATTTCTGTGAAATCAGAACTGGGGAAGGGATCCACATTTATCATTACATTACCCACCAATTTATAG
- a CDS encoding riboflavin synthase, with protein MFTGIIEAVGVIEKIEEKGSNIDFTLTCPFTNELKIDQSLAHNGCCLTVVEIKENQYVVTAINETLEKTNLGKWELGSVVNLERCMKMDGRLDGHIVQGHVDKTGEVVGIENKDGSYFITMKYEADGNFVTVPQGSITVNGISLTVAKSEDAQFSVAIIPYTWEFTNMKHLKIGDKVNLEFDIIGKYIARLIKK; from the coding sequence ATGTTCACAGGAATTATTGAAGCAGTTGGCGTTATTGAGAAGATTGAAGAGAAAGGAAGCAATATAGATTTTACCTTAACATGCCCTTTTACCAACGAACTAAAAATTGATCAGAGCCTTGCCCACAACGGTTGTTGTCTTACCGTTGTTGAGATTAAAGAAAACCAATATGTAGTGACGGCGATCAATGAAACGTTAGAAAAAACAAATCTCGGAAAATGGGAGTTGGGTAGCGTTGTAAATCTTGAGCGTTGTATGAAAATGGATGGAAGATTAGATGGCCATATCGTTCAGGGACATGTTGATAAGACCGGAGAGGTTGTTGGGATTGAAAATAAAGACGGAAGCTATTTTATTACCATGAAATATGAAGCTGACGGCAATTTTGTGACCGTTCCTCAGGGATCAATTACCGTAAACGGAATCAGCCTTACAGTGGCGAAAAGCGAAGACGCTCAGTTTTCAGTGGCCATCATTCCTTATACATGGGAATTTACCAATATGAAACATTTGAAAATTGGTGATAAAGTAAATTTAGAATTTGACATCATTGGTAAGTATATTGCTAGGTTAATTAAAAAGTAG
- the pdxA gene encoding 4-hydroxythreonine-4-phosphate dehydrogenase PdxA produces the protein MSPKNHKVRVGISIGDFNGIGPEIIMKSLKDKTITDFFTPVIFGSGKLFTYQKNIFKLNLNFNYVNEASQAQAGKLNMVNLTKENVNVELGVPTEESTKMAIDSLEAATEALIKGDIDVLVTAPINKDEMVKMGFKHAGHTGYFEEKFNKKGLMFLVTEELKVAVSTHHIPIAQVAENISKEKIKKQIRVLNQTLIEDFCIQKPKIAVLGLNPHAGDGGVIGNEEIEIISPAIKELSDNGILTFGPFPADSFFQPGKYKNFDAVLAMYHDQGLAPFKTLAYEEGVNYTAGLPFIRTSPDHGVAYDIAGKNIADEQSFTEAIFTAIKVFRNRSEYNDLMTNRLQPRKMAVDNGIDEDLPEETEA, from the coding sequence ATGAGCCCAAAAAACCATAAAGTACGAGTAGGAATTTCAATTGGTGATTTCAATGGCATCGGTCCGGAGATCATTATGAAGTCTCTGAAAGACAAAACTATTACGGATTTTTTCACGCCTGTAATTTTTGGTTCGGGAAAGTTATTCACTTATCAGAAAAATATTTTCAAACTGAATCTTAACTTCAACTACGTTAACGAAGCTTCGCAAGCGCAGGCAGGAAAGCTTAATATGGTGAACCTTACCAAAGAAAACGTTAATGTAGAACTGGGAGTTCCTACGGAAGAATCTACAAAAATGGCGATTGATTCTCTGGAAGCTGCTACAGAAGCTTTAATAAAAGGAGATATTGATGTTCTTGTAACCGCACCCATCAATAAAGATGAAATGGTAAAAATGGGATTCAAACATGCAGGACACACCGGCTATTTTGAAGAAAAGTTCAATAAAAAAGGATTGATGTTCCTGGTAACTGAAGAACTTAAGGTGGCCGTTTCTACTCATCATATCCCTATTGCACAGGTTGCAGAAAATATTTCTAAAGAAAAGATCAAGAAACAGATCAGGGTACTGAATCAGACTCTAATTGAAGATTTCTGTATTCAAAAACCCAAGATAGCCGTATTGGGATTAAATCCACACGCAGGAGACGGTGGAGTAATCGGAAATGAAGAAATTGAAATTATTTCTCCGGCTATTAAAGAGCTTTCTGACAACGGGATCCTGACTTTCGGGCCATTCCCGGCAGATAGTTTCTTCCAACCGGGTAAGTATAAAAATTTTGATGCTGTGCTGGCGATGTACCATGACCAGGGATTGGCACCATTCAAAACACTGGCTTATGAAGAAGGAGTAAATTATACAGCAGGACTTCCTTTTATCAGAACTTCTCCGGATCACGGAGTTGCCTATGACATTGCGGGGAAAAACATTGCTGATGAGCAGAGTTTTACAGAAGCTATTTTCACGGCTATTAAAGTTTTCAGAAACAGAAGTGAATATAACGATCTGATGACCAATCGTCTTCAACCAAGAAAAATGGCTGTAGACAACGGAATAGATGAAGATCTACCGGAGGAAACTGAAGCATAA
- a CDS encoding DUF177 domain-containing protein — MDKLRNYDVSFSGLKNGKHEFKFEIDKTFFQLFDTEQEFTNPRIEVAVLLDKHTTFLEFEIKIKGDVELVCDITNENFDYPIENEIKILVNFGEEYDDSNEDVITIPTSDHAFNVAHLIYENVMLSIPMKKISPNVSDEDLKILDQFSPQEIEEEEEREHESDPRWDALRKLKDNN; from the coding sequence ATGGACAAGTTAAGAAACTATGACGTAAGCTTTTCCGGACTTAAAAACGGAAAACACGAGTTCAAGTTTGAGATAGATAAAACGTTCTTTCAATTATTTGACACTGAGCAGGAATTTACAAATCCTAGAATAGAAGTGGCTGTTTTACTTGATAAACACACTACGTTCTTAGAATTTGAGATTAAAATAAAAGGAGATGTTGAATTGGTTTGTGATATTACAAATGAAAACTTCGACTATCCTATTGAGAATGAAATTAAGATTCTGGTGAATTTCGGGGAAGAATATGATGACAGCAATGAAGATGTTATTACGATTCCGACCAGTGATCACGCTTTCAATGTGGCCCATTTGATTTATGAGAATGTAATGCTATCCATTCCCATGAAAAAGATTTCACCGAATGTAAGCGATGAAGATCTTAAAATCCTTGATCAGTTCAGCCCTCAGGAAATTGAGGAAGAGGAAGAAAGAGAACATGAAAGTGACCCGAGATGGGATGCTTTGAGAAAATTAAAAGACAATAATTAA
- the rpmF gene encoding 50S ribosomal protein L32 yields MAHPKRRQSSTRRDKRRTHYKAVVPQLAKDATTGELHLYHRAHWHEGKLYYRGKVVLEKEVATTEEN; encoded by the coding sequence ATGGCACATCCAAAGAGAAGACAGTCGTCTACAAGAAGAGATAAGAGAAGAACTCACTACAAAGCTGTAGTTCCTCAATTAGCTAAAGATGCAACAACTGGTGAACTTCACCTTTACCACAGAGCTCACTGGCATGAAGGAAAACTTTACTACAGAGGTAAAGTAGTATTGGAAAAAGAAGTAGCAACTACTGAAGAAAACTAA
- the accB gene encoding acetyl-CoA carboxylase biotin carboxyl carrier protein — MDIKDIQNLIKFVSKAEVSEVKYKTKDFEITIKTPLAGSDAVYAQPAVYHTAPQAAAAPAPVATPAAVPAEKAEAASDDSKYVTIKSPMIGTFYRKPSPDKDVFVNVGDEVSVGKVVCVIEAMKLFNQIESEISGKIVKILVDDATPVEYDQPLFLVDPS; from the coding sequence ATGGACATTAAAGACATACAAAATCTTATTAAGTTTGTATCTAAGGCTGAAGTATCAGAGGTGAAGTACAAAACTAAAGATTTCGAAATCACTATTAAAACTCCATTAGCTGGAAGCGATGCTGTTTACGCACAACCTGCAGTATACCACACTGCTCCTCAGGCAGCTGCTGCTCCGGCACCTGTTGCTACTCCTGCAGCTGTACCTGCTGAAAAGGCTGAAGCAGCATCTGATGATAGCAAATATGTAACTATCAAATCACCAATGATCGGTACTTTCTACAGAAAGCCATCTCCGGACAAGGATGTATTTGTAAATGTAGGGGACGAAGTTTCAGTAGGCAAAGTAGTTTGCGTAATTGAAGCGATGAAATTATTCAACCAGATTGAATCTGAAATCAGCGGAAAAATCGTTAAAATTTTAGTGGACGATGCTACTCCTGTAGAATACGACCAACCATTATTCTTAGTAGATCCATCTTAA
- the accC gene encoding acetyl-CoA carboxylase biotin carboxylase subunit encodes MFKKILIANRGEIAMRILRTCKEMGIKTVAVYSTADKDSLHVRFADEAVCIGPAMSKDSYLKIPNIIAAAEITNADAIHPGYGFLSENANFSRICQKNGIKFIGASPEQIEKMGDKANAKATMKAAGVPCVPGSDGLIESYEHAVKVAEETGYPVMIKATAGGGGKGMRAVWKAEDLKDHWESAIQEAVAAFGNGGMYMEKLIEEPRHIEIQVAGDQFGKACHLSERDCSVQRRNQKLTEETPSPFMTDELREKMGEAAVKAAEFIGYEGVGTIEFLVDKHRNFYFMEMNTRIQVEHPITEQVIDYDLIREQILLAAGTPISGINYYPKLHSIECRINAEDPYADFRPSPGKITGLNIPGGHGIRVDTHVYSGYTIPSNYDSMIAKLITTAQTREEAIAKMRRALEEFYIEGVKTTIPFHRQLMDNEDYLAGNYTTKFMEDFVMDRKYDNH; translated from the coding sequence ATGTTCAAAAAAATATTAATAGCCAATCGTGGCGAAATTGCAATGCGTATTTTACGTACTTGTAAAGAAATGGGAATCAAAACCGTTGCGGTATATTCTACTGCAGATAAAGACAGTCTTCATGTAAGATTTGCTGACGAGGCGGTTTGTATTGGTCCTGCTATGAGTAAAGACTCATACCTTAAAATTCCTAACATTATTGCTGCTGCAGAAATCACCAATGCTGATGCCATTCACCCTGGTTACGGATTCTTATCTGAGAATGCTAATTTCTCAAGAATCTGCCAGAAAAACGGGATCAAATTTATCGGTGCTTCTCCTGAGCAGATCGAAAAAATGGGAGACAAGGCCAATGCCAAAGCTACCATGAAAGCAGCAGGAGTACCTTGCGTACCGGGTTCTGACGGGTTGATCGAATCTTACGAACACGCGGTAAAAGTTGCTGAAGAAACCGGATATCCGGTAATGATTAAGGCAACTGCCGGTGGTGGTGGTAAAGGGATGAGAGCAGTTTGGAAAGCTGAAGACCTTAAAGACCACTGGGAGTCTGCTATCCAGGAAGCCGTAGCTGCCTTTGGGAACGGAGGTATGTATATGGAAAAACTGATTGAAGAACCAAGACACATCGAGATTCAGGTTGCCGGTGACCAATTCGGTAAAGCCTGCCACCTTTCTGAAAGAGACTGTTCTGTACAGAGAAGAAATCAGAAATTAACCGAAGAAACACCTTCTCCTTTCATGACAGATGAACTTCGTGAAAAAATGGGTGAAGCAGCTGTAAAAGCAGCAGAATTCATTGGATACGAAGGTGTAGGAACGATCGAATTCCTTGTAGACAAGCACAGAAATTTCTATTTCATGGAAATGAATACAAGAATCCAGGTAGAGCACCCTATTACTGAGCAGGTAATTGATTATGACCTGATCAGAGAACAAATTCTTCTTGCTGCGGGAACTCCTATTTCAGGAATCAACTATTACCCGAAATTACATTCAATCGAGTGTAGAATCAATGCAGAAGATCCTTATGCAGACTTCAGACCGTCTCCGGGAAAAATCACAGGATTAAATATCCCTGGAGGACACGGAATCAGAGTAGATACTCACGTTTATTCCGGATATACAATCCCTTCCAACTACGACTCTATGATTGCTAAGCTTATCACTACGGCCCAGACCCGTGAGGAAGCCATTGCAAAAATGAGACGTGCGCTTGAGGAATTTTATATTGAAGGAGTAAAAACTACTATTCCTTTCCACAGACAACTGATGGATAATGAAGATTATCTTGCAGGAAACTACACTACAAAATTCATGGAGGATTTTGTAATGGACAGAAAATATGATAATCACTAG
- the rocD gene encoding ornithine--oxo-acid transaminase, which produces MSTAETTKNSQYFIDLEDKHGAHNYHPLPVVLDRGEGVFVWDVEGKRYYDFLSAYSAVNQGHSHPKIVGALVEQAQKLALTSRAFYNSKLGEYEQKITTLFGFDKVLPMNSGAEAVETAVKLARKWSYEVKGISENAAKIIVCENNFHGRTTTIVSFSNDPDANQNYGPFTPGFIKIPYNDIAALEEVLNREAGNIAAFLVEPIQGEAGVYVPDENFLKNASELCKKHNVLFIADEVQTGIARTGRLIACHHEDVQPDILILGKALSGGMYPVSAVLANDSIMNVIKPGQHGSTFGGNPIACAVAVAALDVVADEKLSERAEELGQLFRSEVEKLMAKTDLITKVRGKGLLNAILINDTPESSTAWNLCLQLKENGLLAKPTHGNIIRLAPPLVITEEQLLDCIKIIEKTFLEYKN; this is translated from the coding sequence ATGTCAACAGCAGAAACAACAAAAAACTCACAGTATTTTATTGACCTTGAAGACAAACACGGCGCACACAACTACCACCCTCTTCCAGTAGTTCTGGATCGTGGAGAAGGTGTTTTCGTGTGGGATGTAGAGGGCAAAAGGTATTATGATTTTCTTTCAGCATATTCTGCTGTAAACCAGGGGCATTCTCACCCTAAAATTGTTGGTGCATTGGTAGAGCAGGCACAGAAGCTGGCTTTAACGTCAAGAGCTTTCTACAACTCTAAATTAGGGGAATACGAACAAAAAATCACCACTCTTTTCGGGTTTGATAAAGTTTTACCGATGAACTCCGGGGCTGAGGCTGTGGAAACGGCAGTAAAACTTGCCAGAAAATGGAGCTATGAAGTAAAAGGAATTTCTGAAAACGCAGCGAAAATCATTGTTTGTGAAAACAACTTCCATGGAAGAACCACGACTATCGTTTCTTTCTCTAATGATCCGGATGCCAACCAGAATTACGGACCTTTCACTCCCGGATTTATTAAAATTCCTTATAATGACATTGCAGCATTGGAAGAAGTTCTGAACAGAGAAGCAGGAAATATTGCAGCATTCTTGGTAGAGCCTATTCAAGGGGAAGCCGGAGTATATGTTCCGGATGAAAACTTCCTTAAAAATGCTTCCGAACTATGTAAAAAACATAACGTCCTTTTCATTGCTGATGAAGTACAGACAGGTATTGCAAGAACGGGAAGACTGATCGCTTGTCACCATGAAGATGTACAGCCGGATATTTTGATCTTGGGGAAAGCCCTTTCAGGAGGAATGTATCCTGTATCTGCAGTTTTGGCCAATGATTCTATTATGAATGTAATTAAGCCCGGACAACATGGTTCTACGTTTGGAGGAAACCCTATTGCCTGTGCTGTAGCGGTAGCTGCTCTGGATGTCGTAGCTGATGAAAAATTATCTGAAAGAGCAGAAGAACTGGGGCAGTTATTCAGAAGTGAAGTTGAAAAGCTTATGGCCAAGACAGATCTTATTACCAAAGTAAGAGGAAAAGGCCTTTTAAATGCCATTCTCATCAATGATACTCCGGAAAGCTCTACGGCATGGAATCTTTGTTTACAACTGAAAGAAAACGGTCTTCTGGCTAAGCCGACGCATGGTAATATCATCAGACTGGCACCACCATTGGTCATCACAGAGGAGCAACTTCTTGATTGTATAAAAATTATTGAAAAAACGTTCCTGGAATATAAAAATTAA
- a CDS encoding glycosyltransferase family 4 protein encodes MVKILIDLERLRYPNSGIANVFRNLAKGLQENNSKFEISYFGDKEQLEKFGSEAKCVFWSKTHRFFERFSGEFDLIHVSHQLSSYFHRNYKNTIKVVTLHDLNFLHENLTESKKRRMLGKVRNNVKNADYIVCISEYAKENLIQNKDLFTLNKLKDVVVIHNGIHLPDNREYHLGKYSFLKNKKYILNIGVLFNKKNQLTLVEMLPYIEDDLVLIASDEKQPYADEVRDRIKELNLEQRVHILKNLSEEEKYAVIQHADAMCHPSIAEGFGIPPIEAMAFGKPVFLSKYTSLPEIGGDKAFYFNSFDPKEMADLFKEKMALYNTHKKEMSLEIKNWTKQYSYTEMSNNYLRFYEKVLGRN; translated from the coding sequence ATGGTAAAAATCTTAATTGATCTTGAACGTCTCAGATACCCCAACTCAGGAATTGCAAATGTCTTTCGAAACCTCGCTAAGGGTTTGCAGGAAAATAATTCTAAGTTTGAAATATCTTATTTCGGAGATAAAGAACAGCTTGAAAAGTTTGGATCTGAAGCAAAATGTGTCTTCTGGAGTAAAACACACCGTTTCTTCGAACGTTTTAGTGGAGAGTTTGACCTTATTCATGTAAGTCATCAGCTTTCTTCATATTTTCATCGAAATTACAAGAATACCATAAAAGTTGTGACTCTTCACGATCTGAATTTTTTACATGAAAATCTTACAGAATCCAAAAAAAGGAGAATGCTCGGGAAAGTAAGGAATAATGTGAAAAATGCAGATTATATTGTCTGTATTTCAGAGTATGCAAAAGAGAACCTGATTCAGAATAAAGACCTTTTTACACTTAATAAGCTGAAAGATGTAGTCGTGATTCACAACGGAATACACCTTCCTGACAACAGAGAATATCATTTAGGAAAATACAGCTTTCTAAAAAATAAAAAATATATACTCAACATCGGAGTGCTGTTCAATAAAAAGAATCAATTGACTCTTGTTGAAATGTTACCTTATATCGAGGATGATCTTGTACTGATTGCATCGGATGAAAAACAGCCTTATGCAGATGAGGTCCGGGATAGGATTAAAGAATTAAACCTTGAACAAAGAGTTCATATTCTGAAGAATCTTTCCGAGGAAGAAAAATATGCCGTAATTCAGCATGCTGATGCCATGTGTCATCCATCCATAGCAGAAGGTTTTGGGATTCCGCCTATTGAAGCAATGGCTTTCGGAAAACCTGTTTTTCTTTCAAAATATACAAGCCTTCCGGAAATCGGCGGTGATAAGGCATTTTATTTTAACAGTTTTGATCCCAAAGAAATGGCGGATTTATTTAAAGAAAAGATGGCCCTGTATAATACTCATAAAAAAGAAATGAGTCTGGAAATAAAAAATTGGACAAAACAGTATAGCTATACCGAGATGTCCAATAATTATCTTAGGTTTTACGAAAAAGTTCTTGGAAGAAATTAA
- a CDS encoding glycosyltransferase family 4 protein — MKKKILYFMPDCPTEGKAGNITRCIQMLEFLNDSSEYNEVDFLSVSDWGTWTPTSTKAFHDLYPNINLILTNRKIDKKKHPVKSVFFYKIPNFLPKLLRGITIDISNPFLNKKVTKILNAKKYDKIIISYASWSSLVDRLAYKSYLILDSHDFITAQSRNKINRIGKLFQSEVKAMRKFDEIWTFSVEERYIFEQFTDSKVVHIPVSFPQKALNPLKQDYKYDVVYVASNNPHNVNSINWFLEKVLPYLKDNIKIHVIGKVGKEIKKEYPNVIIHGMVDDLQEFYDNARITICPMLSGTGVKIKVLESLSNNLPVVTNTRGVDGLSQKNDNGCLVTDDAKEFAEYIEILLKNDELYDDLRQKAHEFVKNNHSLEKETVFFKNKFS, encoded by the coding sequence TTGAAAAAGAAGATTTTGTACTTTATGCCCGACTGTCCTACAGAAGGGAAGGCAGGGAATATTACCAGGTGCATACAAATGTTAGAATTTTTGAATGATTCTTCTGAATATAATGAAGTTGATTTCTTATCTGTCAGTGATTGGGGAACATGGACACCCACTTCCACAAAGGCTTTTCATGACCTGTATCCAAACATTAATCTTATCCTTACCAACAGAAAAATTGATAAGAAAAAGCACCCTGTAAAATCTGTTTTTTTCTATAAAATTCCCAACTTCTTACCCAAATTATTAAGAGGAATTACGATTGATATCTCCAACCCTTTTCTGAATAAGAAAGTGACTAAAATTCTGAATGCCAAAAAGTATGATAAAATTATTATCAGCTATGCATCGTGGAGCAGCCTGGTTGACAGATTGGCGTACAAAAGTTATCTGATACTGGATTCTCACGATTTTATTACTGCTCAGTCCCGGAATAAAATCAACAGAATCGGAAAGCTTTTCCAGTCAGAAGTAAAAGCCATGAGAAAGTTTGATGAAATCTGGACTTTCTCGGTAGAAGAAAGATATATTTTTGAGCAGTTTACCGATAGTAAGGTTGTTCATATACCCGTATCTTTTCCTCAAAAAGCGTTAAATCCGCTGAAGCAGGATTATAAATACGATGTAGTCTATGTTGCCAGTAATAACCCGCATAATGTCAATAGCATTAATTGGTTTTTAGAAAAAGTTTTACCTTATTTAAAAGATAATATTAAAATTCATGTTATCGGCAAGGTAGGAAAGGAAATTAAAAAAGAATATCCTAACGTGATTATACATGGAATGGTTGACGACTTGCAGGAGTTTTATGACAATGCAAGAATAACAATCTGCCCGATGTTAAGTGGAACAGGTGTAAAAATTAAAGTCCTGGAGTCTTTGAGTAATAATTTACCTGTTGTGACCAATACCCGCGGTGTAGACGGTCTTTCACAGAAAAATGACAACGGTTGTCTGGTAACTGATGATGCAAAAGAATTCGCTGAATATATAGAAATCCTTTTGAAAAATGATGAGCTGTATGATGATCTAAGGCAGAAAGCCCATGAATTCGTTAAAAATAACCACAGTCTAGAAAAAGAAACCGTTTTCTTTAAAAACAAATTTTCTTAA
- a CDS encoding glycosyltransferase family 4 protein: MKAKVILDADIIADFYKDNRTGIFRVVFELFKKLGKSKEIELHYAHFSLLNLETTTEEVDRFFQDNSIQIKGANTRARRKFLPLRKEKLFKKLYNKFGIFNFKNKYDEKVIRSSQVFHSFYYPIDDRVKKYPNLKTIVTIHDLIPVLFPELHFTSEFIERIIQSVGDTGYVICVSENTKKDLLAYAPQISPDRVFVCLLAASPEIFYPCRDVEKFKTIQAKYKIPEKYFLCLGTLEPRKNVDHIIRSFLKMIKENHVNDLSLVLVGSAGWDYNKIFQEYENAEELKDKIIITGRVADDELASLYSNAHSFYYMSLYEGFGLPPLEAMQCGLATVTSNTSSLPEVVGDAGITLDPRDEKGLVQTMKDLYYDEDLRQHYARKGLERSQQFSWEKCAKEHTEIYNKIISG, from the coding sequence ATGAAAGCGAAAGTAATTTTAGACGCTGATATTATCGCAGATTTTTACAAGGACAACAGAACGGGAATTTTCCGGGTAGTCTTTGAGCTGTTTAAGAAACTGGGAAAAAGTAAGGAGATAGAACTTCATTATGCCCATTTTAGTTTGCTCAATCTCGAAACCACCACGGAGGAGGTAGACCGTTTCTTTCAGGATAATTCAATTCAGATCAAAGGCGCTAATACCAGGGCAAGAAGAAAATTTTTGCCCCTGAGAAAAGAGAAGCTTTTTAAAAAACTTTACAATAAATTTGGGATTTTTAATTTTAAAAATAAGTATGATGAAAAGGTGATCAGATCTTCTCAGGTTTTTCATTCTTTTTATTATCCCATTGATGACAGGGTAAAAAAATATCCCAACCTGAAAACAATCGTGACCATCCACGACCTTATCCCTGTTTTGTTTCCGGAATTGCATTTTACTTCAGAGTTCATAGAACGTATTATTCAAAGTGTGGGAGACACAGGATATGTGATCTGTGTATCTGAAAACACGAAAAAGGATTTGCTTGCCTATGCTCCGCAAATAAGTCCGGACCGTGTTTTCGTCTGTTTATTGGCTGCGTCACCGGAAATATTCTATCCTTGCAGAGATGTGGAGAAATTTAAAACGATTCAGGCAAAATATAAGATTCCTGAGAAATATTTTCTTTGCCTGGGGACTCTGGAGCCGCGCAAGAATGTAGATCACATTATCCGTTCATTCTTAAAGATGATCAAAGAAAATCATGTAAATGATCTGAGCCTTGTCCTGGTTGGTTCTGCAGGATGGGATTATAATAAAATATTCCAGGAGTACGAAAATGCAGAAGAGCTGAAAGATAAAATTATTATAACAGGACGAGTAGCAGACGATGAATTGGCAAGCTTGTACAGCAACGCTCACTCATTCTACTATATGTCTTTGTATGAAGGATTCGGATTGCCTCCGTTGGAAGCAATGCAATGTGGGTTGGCTACCGTAACGTCTAATACGTCTTCTTTACCTGAAGTTGTAGGGGATGCCGGAATTACCCTTGATCCGCGGGATGAAAAGGGGTTGGTGCAAACCATGAAAGACTTGTATTATGATGAAGATTTGCGACAGCATTATGCGCGCAAAGGATTAGAACGGTCTCAGCAGTTTTCATGGGAAAAATGTGCAAAAGAGCATACAGAAATTTATAATAAAATTATCAGCGGATAA